TGGAGCACCTGGCCCCCACCGGCCCCGTCTACCAGGCGGGCACCCTGTCGGGTAACCCCGTCGCCATGGCCGCGGGCATGGCGTCCCTGCGACTGGCCTCCGAGGACATCTACCCGGTGCTCGAGGCCAACGCCGACCGCCTGGCCGGGCTCATCTCCACCGCCCTTCAGCGCGAGGGTGTGGCACACCACATCCAGCGCGCCGCCACCATGCTGTCCATCCGTTTCGCCGAGGGGCAGGGCCACAACTTCGACGAGATGAAGGCCGCCGACACCTTCCGGTTCCCGGCGTTCTTCCATGCGCTGCTCGACCACGGGGTCTACGCCCCGCCGAGCGCGTTCGAGACCTGGTTTGTGTCCACCGCGCTGACGGACGATGATTTCAAGCGGATCGAGGACGCACTCGTCCCCGCCGCGAAGGCCGCCGCCGCCGCAACCGCCTAAAGGAACCCCGCCATGAGCACCACGATCGTCCACCTCGTCCGTCACGGTGAGGTCCACAACCCGACGAAGATCCTCTACGGAACCCTGCCGGGCTACCACCTGTCGGCCCGGGGCCGTTCCCAGGCGGCGCGCACCGCCCGCTCCTTCGAGGACCATGACGTCACCTATCTCGCGGCCTCCCCGCTGCAGCGCGCGCAGGAGACCGCCGAGGTCGTCGCCGAGATCACGGGCCTGGAGGTGGACACCGTCGACGAGATCGTCGAGGCCGGTAACCGCTTCGAGGGGCTGCGCACCAAGGGCTGGCGTTCCCAGCTGTGGAACCCGGTGCGCTGGCCGCTCATGCTCAACCCCTTCGAGCCGAGCTGGGGTGAGGCCTACGTCGACATCGCCGAGCGCATGATGGGCGCGGTGGAGAAGGTCCGCCGCCGCGCGGAAGGCCACGAGGCCATCCTCGTCAGCCACCAGCTGCCCATCGTCATGGTCCAGCGCGCCGTCCGTGGTCTGCCGCTCGCGCACGCCAGCCGCGAATGCGACCTGGCGTCCGTGACCTCCCTGGTGTTCCAGGACGACGAGATCACCGACATCTTCTACTCCACCCCCGCGAAGGACATCTGAGCATGCGCCGCACCAGAGCAGCAGCCGCGGCGGTCGTCGCGACGGCGGCCCTGACCCTCACCGCCTGCACCACCGACTCCGACAGCGCGCAGAACGCCGTCGCCGTCGGCGGCACCTTCCAGTTCCACTCGCCCGGCGGGCAGACCGAGATCTTCTACGCCGAGGACGAGCGCGCCCCGCTCCCGGACTTCAGCGGTGAATCTCTCATGGACGAGGGGGAGACGATCAGCCTCGACGACTACGCCGGCGAGGTCGTCGTCCTCAACGCCTGGGGCCAGTGGTGTGCGCCCTGCCGCTCCGAGGCCGATGACCTGCAGGTCATCCAGGAGGAACTCGAGCCCCTCGGCGGCACCGTGCTGGGCATCAACGTCCGCGACTACAACCAGACCATCGCGCAGGACTTCATCACCGACAACGGCCTGACCTACCCGTCGATCTACGATCCGCCGTTCCGCACCGCCGCCGCCCTCGGTGGCGTGCCCACCTCGGTCATCCCGACGACGATCGTCCTCGACACCGAGCACCGCCCCGCCGCGGTGTTCCTCCGCGAGGTCACCTCGCAGGACATTCTCGACGTCGCCCTACCGCTGGCGCAGGAGGCCCTGGTGGTCGACGTCGTCCTGGCGCAGGGCATCGGCCAGCAGTTCGCCGACGCCGCCGCCTCCGGCCCACTGCTGCTGGGCATCCTCGCCGCCGCCGCGGCGGGACTGGTGTCCTTCGCCTCCCCGTGTGTGGTGCCGCTGGTGCCGGGGTACATGTCCTACCTGGCGGGAATCGTCGGCGGTGAGATGCGGGTCGATGAGAGACACGGCGCGGTCGTCGCAAAGAAGCGCCAGTGGGCGGTGGCGGGTGCCGCACTGCTGTTCATCCTCGGCTTCACCGTCGTGTTCGTGCTGGCCACGGTGACGGTGTTCGGGGCGATCAGCCTGCTCACCCTCAACGCGGAGACCCTCATGCGGATCGGCGGGGTGATCACCATCCTCATGGGCATCGTGTTCATGGGCATGGTCCCCGCACTGCAGCGCGACACCCGCATGGCGCCGAAACGCTGGACCACCTGGGTCGGCGCCCCGCTGCTCGGCGGCGTGTTCGCCCTCGGCTGGACCCCGTGCCTCGGGCCGACGCTCGCCGCGATCATCTCCGTCTCCGCCGGCACCGAGGGCATGACCGCCGCCCGCGGCGTCATCCTCATCATCGGCTACTGCCTCGGCCTCGGCCTGCCGTTCCTGCTCATCGCCCTCGGCTCCGCCCGCGCGATGCGGTCGGTCGACTGGCTGCGCCGGCATTCCCGCACCATCCAGATCATCGGCGGCGTGCTCATGATCCTTGTCGGCATCGCCCTGCTGTCCGGCGCGTGGGCGCACTTCATCAACGTCGTCCGGCAGTGGACCGTCGAGTACGGCGCGACGCTCATCTGACCGTCGGCACCGACCAGCACCAACAATTCAGGAGTGGAAAGTTAACGCGATGCGCACCGTCTGGACGTACCTCAAGAAGGCCTGGCACTGGCTGACCAGCATGCGTACCGCACTGGCTCTGCTGTTCCTGCTGGCCATCGCCGCCATCCCCGGCGCCCTGCTGCCGCAGCGCAGCCTCAATGAGGAGAACGTGGCGGAGTACATCGCCAACAACGGCCGCCTCGCCGAGATCTACGATCGGCTCCAGCTCTTCGACGTCTTCCAGTCCACCTGGTTCGCCGCCATCTTCCTCCTGCTCACCCTCTCCCTCATCGGCTGCATCCTGCCGCGGACCTGGGACCACTACCAGGCGATGAAGACACCGCCGACCCGGGCACCGAAGAACCTCGGGCGGCTGCCGCTGCACGCCGAGGGGACCATCGACAAACCGATGGCCGAGGTCGCCGACGACGCCCGCGGGCTGCTGAAGAAGTGGCACGTCGCCGAGTACCAGCCCGACGACGACCGGGCCGGCGCCTTCTCCCTCGCCGCCGAACGCGGCTACACCCGCGAACTGGCCAACCTCCTGTTCCACCTCGGTCTGGTGGGCATGCTCATCACCATCGCCGCCGGCCGGATGGTCTACTACGAGGGCCACGTCATCGTGGTCACCGAATCCGGCAACTACGAGACCCCGGAGATCACCCAGAGCACCGAGTTCTGCAACACCTCCACCGCCAACTACGACTCCTTCCGCGCCGGGCCCCTGTTCGACGGCACCGGCCTGACCACTTTCTGCTTCGACGCCCACGACTTCGCCGCCGACTACCTGCCCAACGGCCAGGCCGAGATGTTCACCTCGAACATCTCCTACGCCGTCGGCGACGACATCCTCACCCCGACCGAGGAGTGGACCGACTACGAGCTCAAGGTCAATCACCCGCTGCGTGTCGCCGGTGACCGCGTCTACCTGCAGGGCCACGGCTACGCCCCCACCTTCACGGTCACGTGGCCCAACGGTGAGACCCGCACGCAGACCATCCAGTGGCGCCCGGACGACCCCACCTTCTTCCTCTCCTCGGGCGTCATGCGTTTCGATCCGCCCGCCGGCATGTACCCGGACCTGTTCGACCGCCGCCAGAACCAGATCGCCATCCAGGGCCTGTTCGCCCCGACGGCCGAATGGTCGGGTGAGAACGGTGAACTGCTCACCTCCAGCTACCCGGCCATGCGTGACCCGGCCGTGGCCATTGACGTCTACCGCGGTGACGCCGGTCTGGACACCGGCCGGGCCCAGTCGATCTTCAGCCTCGATCCCACCCTCCTGCACTCCGGGCAGCTGCAGAAGATCGAGCGCGTCAACCTCACCCAGGGCGAGTCCGTCACCCTAGACGACGGCACCGAGGTCACCTTCGACGGGGCCAGCGAGTTCGCCAACTACCAGATCTCCCGCGATCCGTTCCAGCCCTGGGTGCTGGTCACCTCGGCCGTGATGCTCGCCGCCCTCGTCGGTTCCCTGCTCATCCGCCGCCGCCGCATCTGGGTCCGGCTCATCCCCGTCGACGAGGGTGTCACCCGCGTCGAGATGGGTGGCCTCGCCCGCACCGACCGCGCCGGCTGGGGCGGCGAGTTCGAGGACATCCACCGCGCCCTGTTCGGCCTGGAGGACCCGGACGAGATCGACGACGATGACCTCGTCCCCGACCTGGATGAACAACCCGTCCGCTGATCCACCGAAAGACGGAGTTCCGGTGGTCCGAGGGTTGGATTCGCCAGGCAGGGTGGGGTAGCGTCGAGACGTAACTCCGCCTGTTCCACCGACTCCCCGAAGGTGTCCACCTCGCCATGCCTGTCAACACGACACTCTCCAGTTTCTCCGACACCGCCTTCGTGACGGCACTGATCATCTACTTCGCCGCCCTCGCGCTGTCGCTGTTCTACTACGTGAAGATGCAGGGCGTCATCGACGCCCGCCGCGCCTTCGCCGCTGAGCGGGAACTGGTCACCGTGGGAGCGTCCCCGACCGGGGAGCGTGTCGACGCCCCCGTGGGCGACACCACCGTCCCCTCCCGTGAACAGGCCCGCCAGCGGGAGGCCGCCACCGACCGGATCGGCGGCATGGCCCAGGCGCTGGTGTGGCTGGGCATCATCGTCCACGTCGTCTCCGCGGTGCTGCGTGGCCTGGCCACCGAACGATTCCCCTTCGGCAACCTCTACGAGTACGTCCTCGTCATCACCGCCTTCACCATGATCGCCGCCGCCGTGGTCATCCAGCGCAAGGAATGGCGCATCGTCTGGCCGTGGCTGCTCGTCCCGGTCCTGGCCCTGATGTTCTTCGGCGGCACCAAGCTCTACGCCGACGCCGCCCCCGTCGTCCCGGCCCTGCAGTCCTTCTGGTTCCCCATCCACGTCACCACCGTCTCCGTCGGCGCGTCGATCGGCATGCTCTCCGGCATCGCCTCCCTGCTCTACCTGCTGCGCATCTGGCAGCCCAAGGGCAGGAGCACGGCTTCTTCGGTGCCGTGGCCAAGCCGCTGCCCACCGCGAAGAAGCTCGACGCCCTGGCCTACAAGTCCGCCATCTTCACCCTGCCGATCTTCGGCCTGGGCATCATCCTCGGCGCGATCTGGGCGGAGGCCGCCTGGGGTCGGTTCTGGGGCTGGGACCCGAAGGAGACCGTCTCCTTCATCACCTGGATCCTCTACGCCGCCTACCTCCACGCCCGCGCCACCGCCGGCTGGCGTAACCACGGTGCCGCGTGGATCAACATCGTCGCCCTGGCCACGATGATCTTCAACCTGTTCTTCATCAACATGGTCGTCTCCGGCCTGCACTCCTACGCGGGACTGAACTAGCGGGACTGAACTGAGCGTCTCCTGAGGTCACATCAGGGTCACATCCCACCGTCACCCCTGCCGGTATAACGTCGGACACACTATGCTTGTTGTGACAAGCAAAAGAAGTGTCCCAGACCCCGACCAAGGGGAGGCAGTGATGACCGGAACGTCAGCACCCCGCAACAAGACCGGCAAGCCGGCGGGCGATGACCCTGAACTCATCGCGCTCGGCAGCCAGCTGGCCCAGCGGCGCCGTGACCTCGGGCGTCTGCAGCAGGATGTGGCGACGGAGGCCGGAGTGTCCCGGTCGACGCTCCACACCATCGAGCACGGTGGCACGGGGGTGCGCTGGGAGAAGGTCGCCGCGGTCGCGCAGGCCCTGCGCCTGAAGATGACCTTCGCGGACACCTCGGACAGGTCTGAGAAGCGTTAACGCCTGACCTATTTCAGGCGGGGCATCAGCCGGGTCTCCAGCGTCTGGGTGATCCCCGCCAGCGGGGCCGCCGCCCGGGAGGCGAGCGCGCCAACCCGTCCCATCGCGCCACGTCGGGTCAGCCCCGGGCCGATTGACGCGAGCAGCGCCACGGCCGCGGGCATCGGCCGGACGAACAGGGTGATCTCGTCGATGAGCCCGTCCGCCGACAGATGGAGCCACTGGATCTCCTCCAGGTTGGCTCCCCGCAGCGTCGCGGTGCCGTGGAGGGCGAAGTCCCGGTCCGCGCCGGTGACCCGTCGGATGTCAATATTCTCGAGCAGCTCGAAGGCGGCCGCCATCACGGCCATCACCTCGTCGGCTCCCCGGAAGTCGAAGCCGTCGGTGAGCGGGGAAGTCAGCCGGACGTCGTCGGCGAGCTGGTCGCGCATCACCGCCAGGTCGAGGGCACGGTCGGCCTCGACCCAGGCGGTGACGGCGGCCGGGGTCATGGCCGGGTGTTCCCGTCGGTGGGATCGGTGCCGGGGTCCGGGGTGTCGGGGGTGTCCGGATTCTCCGGTGAATCGGGGGTCCCGGTGCCCGGCCCGGGGTCAGCGGCGTCGTCGTCCACGTAGCGTTCCCGGGCTCGTCTGACCCGCTCCTCTTCCTCGCGGGCGGCGGCCTCACGGGCGCGGCGCTGCTTGAAACGGTCCTTCTCGATGTTCCACAGGAACTCTTCGTCATCGTCCGGGCCCTTGATGGCGCGCGGAGTGGCACCGGCCTTCTGGTTGCGCTTCCATGAGCTGGGCCCGAAGGCCTTCCACACCAGCACGACGGCGACGATGATGAGCAGAATGAGCAGCAGACGTCCCATGAGTTCCTCCTTCTGCATTCCACCTTACGGTGCCTGGCAACCGGGGAATGCGGTTGAGTAGGCTCTACTGGTGTGACCGCACCTGACACGCCCCCGCAGCCTGAGTCCGCCGCCGCCCCGCCGGAGGTGGATCCGGCCCTGCAGCGGCGGGCCAATGTCGCGCTGCTGAAATACGGCGGCGCCCGGCTGGCGTTGTTCCTGGTGCTCACCGTGGTCATCCAGCTCGCCGCGGTGCTTATCGACGCCCCCGTGCCCCTCGTCATGTCCGCCCTCCTGGCGCTCATCGTCGCGCTGCCGCTGTCGATGCTGCTGTTCCGCGGCATGCGGGAGGAGGCCACCCGGGCGGTGGCGGAGCGGGCCCGCCAGCGCCGGGAGCGCAAGGACTGGGTCAAGCGCGAACTGGAGTCCCGCTAGGCGCGGCGACGTGCTCGTGGATCCACGCCATCGACTTCTCCCAGAAGTCCGGGGCGCCGAGTCGGGCATTGCGGGCGTCCGCGAGTGGGCCGTCGGGCAGGTGGAACACGTCGGCGGCGGCCAGTGAGGTGATCTGGACCCGGCGGGTCCGGTCGACGCGCAGATCCTGGTAACGCTGGCGGGCGGCGTCCCAGCCGGTGCCGTCCGCGAGGCCCTCGATGAGGCAGTCGGCGAGCACGATGGCGTCCTCGATGGACTGGTTCGCACCCTGACCGTGATGGGGGACCATGGCGTGGGCGGCGTCGCCAAGCAGGGTGATGCGTCCGGAGCTCCAGTGCTGCAGCGGTGGGCGGTGGAACAGTGCCCAGCGCTCGGCGGCGGGGACGGCGCCGACCATCTCCCGGATCGCCGGGTGCCAGTTCTCCACGGCGCGCACGTGCTCGCCCTCCTCGGCGGGGATGACCCAGGGCTTGGCCGGCCACGGCCCGTGGTGGCGCTGCACGAGGAAGAAGTTCTGCGTCCCGTTGCCGATGGGGTAGTGGAGCATGTGGCCGCCGGGGCCCAGCCAGAACTGGATGGCTTCCGGGTCGGGGAGGGAGGGGACCTGCTCCGGCGGGACGAGGCCGCGCCAGGCGAAGCAGCCGGAGAACTGGGCGTCGTGGTAGCCGAGGATCTTGCGGCGCAGCCCCGAGCGGACACCGTCGGCGCCGATGACCAGGTCGGCCTCGACGTGGTCGCCGTCGGCGAAGTGGACGATCGCGGACTGTCCCGAATCGTCGACGTCCACGCACCTCTTGTTCAGGTGGATGGCGTCGTCGCCGAGGGCGGTACGGAGCATGAGCTGCAGGTCCGCGCGGTGGACTCCGTAGTAGGGGGCGCCGGCGCGGTCGTGGTACTCCGCCCGGGAGAGCACCCGGCCGATGGTGCGGCCGTCGCGGGCGTCGCGGAAGATGAGCCCGTCGACGTCGGCGGCCTTGTCCGCGAGGTCCGCCCCGATGCCGAGGCGGTCGCGGAGGAATCGGGTGGAGTTGGCGGAGAGGGCGACGGCGGCTCCGACCTCACGGAGCTCGGCGGCCTGCTCGTAGACCTGCGGGTCGAGGCCGCGGCGGCGCAGTTCCGCAGCGAGGGTGAGGCCGCCGATGCCGGCCCCGATGATGGCGATGCGTGGGGAAGTCATGTCCTGCACCGTACGGGTGACGCACGGGTGGATTCATCGGCACGATGTGGCAATGCGGGGACGAGATTTCCGACACTCTGTCGGACTGCTCCGCTAGGATCCGGTGGGTGGACCGCTCACCCGAACTTGATGACGCCCTTCAGGACCTGTCCGAGGAACTCGGCTGCCGCCTCGTCGTCCTCGACGCGGGTATGAGGGCGGTGGCCTGGTCCATCCACGAGTCCCCGGAGGACCGTCGGCGGCTGGCGCACCTGCTCACCCACAGCGACTCCTGGGAACGCCCGCGCACGTCGCGGACCCCGCAGCAGGTGATCGAGATTCCCGGTGTCGGCCCGCTCCTGTTCACCCGGCTCGTCGACGCCCGCCGGCAGATCGTCGGCCACCTCGTCCTGCCCTCGACAGGGAGCCCGCCGCCGGAGCTGGGCCACGCCACCGAACGCCTGGCTGCCCTGCTCCAGGCCCGGCAGCAGAATGCGGCCGGACGATCGGCCCGCGCCCACGAGCTCACCGTCGACCTGGTCGCCGGCGACGCCCCCGTCCGGGCCCGGGCGGCCGAGGCCCTGATCGCCGAACGGTTCCTCAGCTCCTCCGCCAGCTACTGCGCCGTGGCGCTCGGCGTCGACCCCCGGACGGCCGCGCCGTCGGACCATGAGAAGGCCGGGCAGGCCGTGGCCCGCACCCTCGGCTTCGTGCGGGAGACCTCGACCGCGACGGTCGTCGGCGGGGTGTTGGACAACCAGGTCGGGGTGCTCATCTTCCCCCGCCCGGTCGTCGTGCCACGCCTGGTCCGGATTCTCGCCGACCCGCAGGTCACGCCGGTCCGCGCCGGGGTGGGCACCCTCATGGCACTGGAGGAGGCTCCCCGGTCCTTCGAACAGGCCCGCCTGGCGTGGCGGGCGTCCTGGTTGGCGCCGCGCGACCACGGAACCGTCACCACCTGGGATGCCGCGGGACTGGACGCCACGCTGGCGCGGATGCCCCTGGAGTCCTTCACCCGCGCGGACCTTCCCCCGGTGGTCCGGGACCTGCTGGGGGCGGTGGATTCGCCCGACCTCATCGCCACGCTCACCGCGTACCTCGACGCCGGCGGTGACGCCCGACGCACGGCAGGTGAGCTGGGCATTCACCGGTCGACGCTGTACTACCGGCTGGACAAGATGCGTTCCGTCATCGCCGGTGACCTCGCCGACGGCGCGGTGCGCGCGGAACTGCACACCGGCCTGCGCATGGCCCGGCTCGCGGGCCTGCTCCCCGGGTGAGGGTCAGCGGCCGAAGAGCAGCGCGATGCCGAGCATGACCGGCAGGGAGCCGAAGGTGGTGAGGAAGACGGTGTCGCGCGCCATGATCATGCCGCGCTGGTAGGTGGCGGCGTAGTTGTACACGTTCTGGGCGGCCGGCAGTGCGGCGAGGATGACGGCGGCGTAGAGCTGGGTGTCGTCGAGCCCCATGCCCAGGCCGATGAGCCAGGCGATGAGGGGCATGCCCACCAGCTTGAGGGCGGTGGCGACGATCGTGCCGGGCCGGTCCGCCGGGGTGGTCAGGGGTGCGGTGTTGCGCAGGGAGGCGCCGAAGCTGATGAGGATCATCGGGATGGACGCGCCGCCGAGGATCTCCAGCGGGGTCATCACCGGGGCGGGGATGCTGATGCCTGCCACCGCCACGATGAGCCCGAGGAAGGAGCCCAGCACGATGGGGGAGAGCAGCGCGGTGCGGACGGAGTCGCCGATCTTCGCGGCGGTCGACCGGCCGCCGCCCTCGTCCGGGCCGGCACCGAGCCCGGCGAGGATGAACGGGGTGACGATCACCATCTGCAGCACCAGGACCGGCACCACATAGGTCGCCTCCCCGAGGACGTAGATGCTCACCGGCAGCCCGATGTTCACCGAGTTGAAGTAGCTCGACGACGCCGCCCCCATCGTCGTGGTGGGCAGATCCTGGCGGAAGAAGCCCAGCGAGGCGAGGATGTAGATGAGGGAGGTCGCGGCCGTCGCCAGGAAGATGACGACGATGACCGGGGAGAACAACGTCGACGCATCCGAGTTCGCCACCGAGGTGAACAGCAGCGCCGGGGACGCGGCATAGAAGGCGACGCGGTTGAGCACGAGCCGTTCGCGGTCGTTGTTGATCACGCCGAAGCGGGCGAGCAGGACACCGACGCCGATGACGGCGAGGATGATGGCGAACCCGGTGATGACCCCGCTCATCTACACCCCCGGGGCGTTGAACGCGAGGACGGCGGCCGTGATCACGGCCCACAGCAGCATCGCCTTACCCGTCGTGCCCAGTACCGGGATGAGCTCGCGGCCGCTGGTACCGCGCAGGACGGTGAGCATCCCGGCGATCGCCAGGGGCAGGGCGAGGACGGCGACGACCAACGGGGTGAGTTCGGCGCCCATGATCAGCGACATGACGAACGGCGTCGCGGCCAGGACGGCGTAGAGGATGCGGGTGCGGGCATCCCCCAGGCGCACCGCGAGGGTGATCTTGCCGGCGGCGGCGTCCGTCGGGATGTCACGGAGATTGTTCACCAGGTTCACGCCCGCGGAGATCGCGCCGATACCCACCGCACAGCCCGCACCGATCCAGGTGACGGCACCGAGCTGGGTGTACTGGGTGCCCAGGACGGCGACGAGGCCGAAGAAGATGAACACCGCCACCTCCCCGAGTCCGAGGTAGCCGTAGGGGTTCTTGCCGCCGGTGTAGAACCAGGCGCCGGCGATGCACAGCGCGCCGATGAGGATGAACCACCAGGCGCTGGCCAACGACAGAATGACACCCGCCACCCCGGCGACACCGAACGCCACGAAGGCCACCAGTCTGACGTGCTCCGGTCGGGCGAGCCGGCCGCCGGTCAGGCGCGCCGGGCCGGTGCGGTCCTCGTCGGTGCCGCGGACGCCGTCGGAGTAGTCGTTGGCGTAGTTGACCCCGATGATCAGCGCCCACGCCACGACGAGGGCGAGCAGCGCCCGCCACCAGGAGAAACCACCGGCGTAGGCGGCGGCACCGGAACCGACGATGACGGGGGCGAAGGCATTGGGCCAGGTGTGCGGGCGCGCGGCCTGCCACCAGTCCCGGGGGTGGCGGAGTAGGACATGGTGGCCATTGTCCTCCATCGGCCCGCCCGGTGCGCGTTCGGGGGAGTGGAGGGTTACAGTGGTCACCCATGTGGATCGGATACGTGCTGGGGCAGGTCGTGAGCTTCTTCTTCACCCTGCTCCGGATGATCCCGCTGGCCTGGAACAACCGGTTCGCCATGACGAAGATCCCCGGCGACGGTGACGTGGTCATCTCCCTGACCTCCCACGGCGACCGCCTGCGTCGTGTCCACTACACCATCGAGTCCCTCGCCCGTGGGTACGTCAAGGCGCCGATCATCCTGTGGCTCGACCCGGCGGACTATGAGGCGTCCTGGCCGAAACCCTGCGCCGTCTGGTGCGCCGGGGCCTGCAGGTCCGCCGCTCCGACGGGCTCTACGGCCCGCACACCAAGTACTGGAACCAGTTCCGCGCCGTCGAGGGGCAGGGAGTGCGGGTGGCCACCGTCGACGACGACATGATCTACCCCGAGTGGTTCCTCCAGCGTCTGCTGTTCATCGGCGACCTGCGCAGCGACGTGGTCATCGCCTACCGCGCCCACCGCATCGAGCTGCGCGACGGGCAGCTGCTGCCCTACGTCAAGTGGACGGCGGCGAACACCTCCCGCGCCTCCTACCTGCACTTCGCCACCGGCGTGTCCGGGGTGCTCTACCCGGAGACCTTCATCTCCCACGTCGTCGCGCAGGGGGAGGAGTTCATGGAGCTGACGCCGCGGGCCGACGATGTCTGGCTCCACGCCTGCGCCCTGCGCTCCGGCCACCCCATCCGGCAGGTCTACTCCAACCCCCGCAACTTCGCGGTCGTGCCCACCACCCAGGGTGGTGCGCTGGTCATCGGCAACACCCTCATGGGCGGCAACGACGAGCAGATCGCCCGCGTCTACACCGACGACGACATCGCCGCCCTCGTCGAGGCCTCCGC
Above is a window of Corynebacterium suedekumii DNA encoding:
- a CDS encoding histidine phosphatase family protein encodes the protein MSTTIVHLVRHGEVHNPTKILYGTLPGYHLSARGRSQAARTARSFEDHDVTYLAASPLQRAQETAEVVAEITGLEVDTVDEIVEAGNRFEGLRTKGWRSQLWNPVRWPLMLNPFEPSWGEAYVDIAERMMGAVEKVRRRAEGHEAILVSHQLPIVMVQRAVRGLPLAHASRECDLASVTSLVFQDDEITDIFYSTPAKDI
- a CDS encoding cytochrome c biogenesis CcdA family protein, with the protein product MVDVVLAQGIGQQFADAAASGPLLLGILAAAAAGLVSFASPCVVPLVPGYMSYLAGIVGGEMRVDERHGAVVAKKRQWAVAGAALLFILGFTVVFVLATVTVFGAISLLTLNAETLMRIGGVITILMGIVFMGMVPALQRDTRMAPKRWTTWVGAPLLGGVFALGWTPCLGPTLAAIISVSAGTEGMTAARGVILIIGYCLGLGLPFLLIALGSARAMRSVDWLRRHSRTIQIIGGVLMILVGIALLSGAWAHFINVVRQWTVEYGATLI
- a CDS encoding cytochrome c biogenesis protein ResB; amino-acid sequence: MRTVWTYLKKAWHWLTSMRTALALLFLLAIAAIPGALLPQRSLNEENVAEYIANNGRLAEIYDRLQLFDVFQSTWFAAIFLLLTLSLIGCILPRTWDHYQAMKTPPTRAPKNLGRLPLHAEGTIDKPMAEVADDARGLLKKWHVAEYQPDDDRAGAFSLAAERGYTRELANLLFHLGLVGMLITIAAGRMVYYEGHVIVVTESGNYETPEITQSTEFCNTSTANYDSFRAGPLFDGTGLTTFCFDAHDFAADYLPNGQAEMFTSNISYAVGDDILTPTEEWTDYELKVNHPLRVAGDRVYLQGHGYAPTFTVTWPNGETRTQTIQWRPDDPTFFLSSGVMRFDPPAGMYPDLFDRRQNQIAIQGLFAPTAEWSGENGELLTSSYPAMRDPAVAIDVYRGDAGLDTGRAQSIFSLDPTLLHSGQLQKIERVNLTQGESVTLDDGTEVTFDGASEFANYQISRDPFQPWVLVTSAVMLAALVGSLLIRRRRIWVRLIPVDEGVTRVEMGGLARTDRAGWGGEFEDIHRALFGLEDPDEIDDDDLVPDLDEQPVR
- a CDS encoding helix-turn-helix domain-containing protein; its protein translation is MTGTSAPRNKTGKPAGDDPELIALGSQLAQRRRDLGRLQQDVATEAGVSRSTLHTIEHGGTGVRWEKVAAVAQALRLKMTFADTSDRSEKR
- a CDS encoding nuclear transport factor 2 family protein, encoding MTPAAVTAWVEADRALDLAVMRDQLADDVRLTSPLTDGFDFRGADEVMAVMAAAFELLENIDIRRVTGADRDFALHGTATLRGANLEEIQWLHLSADGLIDEITLFVRPMPAAVALLASIGPGLTRRGAMGRVGALASRAAAPLAGITQTLETRLMPRLK
- a CDS encoding DUF4229 domain-containing protein, translated to MTAPDTPPQPESAAAPPEVDPALQRRANVALLKYGGARLALFLVLTVVIQLAAVLIDAPVPLVMSALLALIVALPLSMLLFRGMREEATRAVAERARQRRERKDWVKRELESR
- a CDS encoding FAD-dependent monooxygenase, translating into MTSPRIAIIGAGIGGLTLAAELRRRGLDPQVYEQAAELREVGAAVALSANSTRFLRDRLGIGADLADKAADVDGLIFRDARDGRTIGRVLSRAEYHDRAGAPYYGVHRADLQLMLRTALGDDAIHLNKRCVDVDDSGQSAIVHFADGDHVEADLVIGADGVRSGLRRKILGYHDAQFSGCFAWRGLVPPEQVPSLPDPEAIQFWLGPGGHMLHYPIGNGTQNFFLVQRHHGPWPAKPWVIPAEEGEHVRAVENWHPAIREMVGAVPAAERWALFHRPPLQHWSSGRITLLGDAAHAMVPHHGQGANQSIEDAIVLADCLIEGLADGTGWDAARQRYQDLRVDRTRRVQITSLAAADVFHLPDGPLADARNARLGAPDFWEKSMAWIHEHVAAPSGTPVRA
- a CDS encoding PucR family transcriptional regulator, whose product is MDRSPELDDALQDLSEELGCRLVVLDAGMRAVAWSIHESPEDRRRLAHLLTHSDSWERPRTSRTPQQVIEIPGVGPLLFTRLVDARRQIVGHLVLPSTGSPPPELGHATERLAALLQARQQNAAGRSARAHELTVDLVAGDAPVRARAAEALIAERFLSSSASYCAVALGVDPRTAAPSDHEKAGQAVARTLGFVRETSTATVVGGVLDNQVGVLIFPRPVVVPRLVRILADPQVTPVRAGVGTLMALEEAPRSFEQARLAWRASWLAPRDHGTVTTWDAAGLDATLARMPLESFTRADLPPVVRDLLGAVDSPDLIATLTAYLDAGGDARRTAGELGIHRSTLYYRLDKMRSVIAGDLADGAVRAELHTGLRMARLAGLLPG
- a CDS encoding AEC family transporter; translation: MSGVITGFAIILAVIGVGVLLARFGVINNDRERLVLNRVAFYAASPALLFTSVANSDASTLFSPVIVVIFLATAATSLIYILASLGFFRQDLPTTTMGAASSSYFNSVNIGLPVSIYVLGEATYVVPVLVLQMVIVTPFILAGLGAGPDEGGGRSTAAKIGDSVRTALLSPIVLGSFLGLIVAVAGISIPAPVMTPLEILGGASIPMILISFGASLRNTAPLTTPADRPGTIVATALKLVGMPLIAWLIGLGMGLDDTQLYAAVILAALPAAQNVYNYAATYQRGMIMARDTVFLTTFGSLPVMLGIALLFGR
- a CDS encoding 1,4-dihydroxy-2-naphthoate polyprenyltransferase, which produces MEDNGHHVLLRHPRDWWQAARPHTWPNAFAPVIVGSGAAAYAGGFSWWRALLALVVAWALIIGVNYANDYSDGVRGTDEDRTGPARLTGGRLARPEHVRLVAFVAFGVAGVAGVILSLASAWWFILIGALCIAGAWFYTGGKNPYGYLGLGEVAVFIFFGLVAVLGTQYTQLGAVTWIGAGCAVGIGAISAGVNLVNNLRDIPTDAAAGKITLAVRLGDARTRILYAVLAATPFVMSLIMGAELTPLVVAVLALPLAIAGMLTVLRGTSGRELIPVLGTTGKAMLLWAVITAAVLAFNAPGV